In Bos indicus isolate NIAB-ARS_2022 breed Sahiwal x Tharparkar chromosome 19, NIAB-ARS_B.indTharparkar_mat_pri_1.0, whole genome shotgun sequence, the following proteins share a genomic window:
- the LOC109574299 gene encoding LOW QUALITY PROTEIN: keratin, type I cytoskeletal 16-like (The sequence of the model RefSeq protein was modified relative to this genomic sequence to represent the inferred CDS: substituted 1 base at 1 genomic stop codon) produces MTTCSRQFTSSSSVKGSSCIGGGSSCVSSVLSGSSCRASSAYGCLSVSCSPRYSSGAVCGLGGGYGGGLSSSLGGALCGSLVGRYGGGLGVGYSGGDGSLLPGNEKITMQSLNDRLASYLDKVHALEEANRELETKIHDWYQSQGPRPARDYSPYFKTIEDLRNKIIEATIENAQPLLXIDNARLAVDDFRTKYEHELTLSQSVEADINGLLGVLDELTLARTDLEMQIEGLKEELAYLKKNHEEEMLALRNQTGGDVNVEMDTAPSVDLSRILNEMCDQYEQIADRNPRDAEAWFLSKSEELNKEAAFNSELMQNSRSELNELWRVLQGLEVELQSQLCMKAFLEKSLEETKNRYCLQLAQIQEQICSLEEQLAQLRFEMEQQNQEYKILLDVKTRLEQEIATYRRLLEGEDAQ; encoded by the exons ATGACCACCTGCAGCCGCCAGTTTACCTCCTCCAGCTCCGTGAAGGGCTCTAGCTGCATCGGTGGTGGCTCCAGCTGCGTGTCCTCTGTCCTATCCGGAAGCTCCTGCCGGGCCTCCAGCGCCTATGGGTGCCTGTCCGTATCCTGCTCCCCTCGCTACTCCTCCGGGGCTGTCTGCGGGCTGGGGGGCGGCTATGGTGGTGGCCTCAGCAGCAGCCTTGGAGGGGCTCTGTGTGGCAGCTTGGTTGGAAGATATGGGGGTGGCCTTGGTGTAGGGTACAGTGGTGGCGATGGTAGCCTCCTCCCTGGCAATGAGAAGATCACCATGCAGAGCCTGAATGACCGTCTGGCCTCCTACCTGGACAAGGTACACGCCCTGGAGGAGGCCAACAGGGAGCTGGAGACGAAGATCCATGACTGGTACCAGAGTCAGGGGCCCAGGCCTGCCCGCGACTATAGCCCCTATTTCAAGACCATTGAGGATCTGAGGAACAAG ATTATCGAGGCCACCATAGAGAATGCACAGCCCCTTCTGTAGATTGACAATGCCAGGCTGGCGGTTGATGACTTCAGGACCAA GTATGAGCATGAGCTGACCCTGAGCCAGAGTGTGGAGGCTGACATCAATGGCCTGCTCGGGGTGCTGGACGAACTGACCCTGGCCAGGACTGACCTGGAGATGCAGATCGAAGGCCTGAAGGAGGAGCTGGCCTACCTGAAGAAGAACCACGAGGAG GAGATGCTTGCCTTGCGGAATCAGACTGGTGGGGACGTCAACGTGGAGATGGACACTGCCCCCAGTGTGGACCTGAGCCGCATCCTGAATGAGATGTGTGACCAGTATGAGCAGATAGCAGACAGGAACCCCAGGGACGCTGAGGCCTGGTTCCTGAGCAAG TCTGAGGAGCTGAACAAAGAAGCGGCCTTTAACAGCGAACTGATGCAGAACAGCCGCAGTGAGCTGAATGAGCTCTGGCGGGTGCTCCAGGGCCTGGAGGTTGAGCTGCAGTCCCAGCTCTGCATG AAAGCATTCCTGGAGAAAAGCCTGGAGGAGACCAAAAACCGCTACTGCCTGCAGCTGGCCCAGATCCAGGAGCAGATCTGCAGCTTGGAGGAGCAGCTGGCCCAGCTGCGCTTCGAGATGGAGCAGCAGAACCAGGAGTACAAGATCCTGCTGGACGTGAAGACCCGGCTGGAGCAGGAGATCGCCACCTACCGCCGCCTGCTGGAGGGCGAGGACGCCCAGTGA